Genomic segment of Cyprinus carpio isolate SPL01 chromosome A13, ASM1834038v1, whole genome shotgun sequence:
CAATgtgacaagaaagaaaaaaatgacatgcTAACAATCAGAGATCAATTCAGACACCTGATAGCAGTCAGCCATGTCACAAggagaaggaaaaagagaaatgCACGGAGAAACAATATCAGCAAACAACAAAGATATAGAGGACATAACAGTCAATCTTAAACCCAGCATGCAGTTAGTTTAGTGTTGATAAAATTGGGCTTGATTATATTGCTTGGATCTAGTAAGCTCTCTATCTGTTGTATTTTGAAACTACTAGACTCTTCTTCCACCTAGAAATGTTACAGGTTCAAAAATTACCACCTCTTCCGTCTTTCCTATCATTAAAATACTCTGCCAACTTAAGAGTTTTGCATTTTTGTCAGGTTGTTaggaaatataaaacagaatagcACTGCCATAACAGTGGAAACTGATAATAATATATCTATTAGTAAACCCATACAAAGAGAAAAGCAAAGGACCTAATACTGAGCCTTGTGCCACTCCATAATTGTGTCTGACGAGGTGTCGCTTCATACAAACAAAGTTGTAATGGTTGGATAGCTTGGACCTGAATGTGCTAATGCTTGTCCACAAATGGCAACATAATTCTCAAGCTATCCAAGAGAATGTCAAAGTTTATGTTGTCAAAAGAAAACTTTTCTGCGCTACAATGTGACTTAATTCCTAAAATTATTCACAATTCTCTATATTGTTTTTCAGCAAAACTGAACATTCGTTGAGAGAACActatttttctaatgttttggACATAAATGGTAGATCTGAGATCGGTCTATAGTGCATTCACAACAAAATTCTTAAAGATCCACTGAATGCTATGTGATGTCGTAATTTCAACTGAATCATGAGGAAGGGGTGGTGGGTATTGTTGAGCAGCGCCGCGTTTTTAAGATAATAGTGTTTTGTTTATATCACAGCTTGGGCCAGAGCCTTTGAGCTCGGTAAAGCCGCATTTTACAGCTtatgacagccacagtctaatagattagCCTCTTAGATTCAATATTAAACTGTTACTAAAGCAAAACACAtcccacatacacatacatgatGCTGAGGATGTGTAGTTtgaatattgtattatttatgttgGTGCAGGGCCACCGGTGTTATCTCTTCTACTCGTCAGTGCTGTTTGTCTAACAGTTTCTCCTCCTAATTTGATCCAAATCgctataaaatataacattctgtGTAGAATTCAAATTGGTCTGATACATTTTGTGGTATGCGTGACTCGTGCATATGATCCACATCCACTCCATGATATCGTGTCTCTGGACCGGAGCAGACTTTGTGCGTGACACAAAGCCAAACCAGACTTCTTTCGAcccaatggaaagcatatttagaCTGTCTGAAGCATTCCATATCCCCCATATAGCGCACTACGCACCATTCagcatacagaaaatacaaactcTGTGAATAAGTGACCTATTTCATCCGCAGTCGTTTTAGGAGCCGTTCACATATCGCGCCTAAAATCGTGTGGAAAACGCGAGGCACGCCactttctgctttttttccctCTAAGCCTTTAGGCGCTTGTGCTCCGGAGGTGTCTGCCGATGCTAAGCAACCTTGACCTGTGCTCTCCTTGAAGAGCAGAAGTTTCaacaaaggataaatggatttgcaGCACAAAAAATCAGTcgcagtagctctgctactaaatttatttaaaaatggctatccatacagctatgatcagctgttccttCATCTTTGCTGAGCTTTTAATGTTGTTACAGGAAAAGATGAAGCTGATTGGTTCTTGTCACAAGACCCGTGGTGAGTTTGTGGCATActgaaaagtttaaatgtttttatctggATGCggagctttttttgttgttgttggagaagatgatgatgattactggttggttcttgtcatgcTGCACATCTTcatttgaaataacgaacttGATTGGACAGAAAGTTTGATGAGAAGCTAAAGTGCAGGGTGATGTCATCAAAATCATTGATCCATATTGGCGGGAGTGAGAGACTGTAatttttgaatgcttatatcttttaaatgcaaattttcgTTTTGGAGCACACTAGTTTATAGATAACCttaaagggtcagttcaccccaaaatgaaaattctgtcattaattgctcaccctcatgttgttccaaacccataagaccttcgttcatcttcagaacacaaatgaagatatttttgataaaattggagagctctctgaccctcccatagacagcaatgcaactgtaaTATTCCCAGGTCCATAAATGTAGTAAGaacattggtaaaacagtccatgtgacatcagtggctcaagtTAAATTttgcaaagctacgagaatactttttgtgcgcaaagaaaaaaaaaaactttatttaacaattcttctcccccgagGTCCCGTCTTCCGCAATTTCAGAGAGTATACGCATACGTACGCTTTTTCTCCTAAGcataaacaacgctgattactcAGATTATGTTcatggatactctccaaaatggcggaagacgtAACTCggtggagaagaattgttgaataaatggttttgttttctttgcgcacaaaaagtattcttattgCTTCGCAAAATGGTAGTTGAgcaactgatgtcacatggactgttttaccgatgtacTTACTATTCAAGAATCATAGACGAGAAACATGATTTCATGGCTGAAGAAAAAGCTTTTAGTTGCTCTGAGACTGAAAAGactttgtcaagaaaaaaagctaaaaagacaGCGACTAAAGGTAATTTCACTTGCCAACAGTGCTCTCAAAATAGACACCTTAcagtccacatgagagttcacactggagagaaaccttacacgtgccagcagtgtggaaagtgtttcagtCAAAAAGTAAGTCTTAAAgcccacatgagagttcacactggagaaaacccttacacctgccaacagtgtggaaaatgttTCAACAGAAAAGGAAACCTAacagtccacatgagaattcacactagAGAGAGTCCATTctcctgccaacagtgtggaaaaagcttCACTCAGAAAGGaagccttaaagtccacatgagaattcacactggcgAAAACCCTTTCGCCTGCCAGGAGTGTGGAAAAGGTTTCATTCGAAAAGCGAGTCTTAAAagccacatgagagttcacactggagagaagccttacacttGTCCTCAATGTGGAACGAGTTTTAAACATAAAGGAACCCTTAAtgcccacatgagaattcacactggagagaagccgttcgtATGCggtcagtgtgggaagagtttcagatTTACAGTAACCCTTTGTCACCACATGCGGATTCACTCAAGAGAGAACCGTTTTATATGTCATCAGTGTGGAAGAAATTTCACAGACAGGAATCATCTCAAGAGTCATGTAAAGATCCATTTGGGAGATAAGCCTTTCatgtgccatcactgtggaaagacttgcaaaaacaaaacaaaccttgAGGTTCACataagagttcacactggagagaagcctttcacctgccctcagtgtggaaagcaTTTTGCACTCAAAGGAAACCGTGAGGTTCACATGaggcttcacactggagagaagccttacgaGTGTCTTAAATGTAAGAAGAATTTCACATATCATGGAGAACTGAAATGTCATTTGCAAACTCATTCTGAAAAGAAACCACAACATTCTGAGTGTGACAAGAAGTTTACTAAGAGGAGTCATTTCAAAAATCATCTGTGGGTTCTCTCTGGAGGAAGACCATTTAATTGTGATAAgtgtaataaaaaatttattttgccatCACAGTTACAGATACACCTGAAAAGTCATGCAGATGTGAGGCCCTATTCTTGTTCTTTCTGTAGAAAGAGTTTTAAATGGCTCAGCAGTTTAAAATGGCACCAGAATACATGCATGTCTGTGAAATCAAAGCTATTTTCACACCGCAAATGAATGTGGGCCAAACAGATattcttccatttttatttatttattttattttattttattttatttatttattttattttttctttggtgAGGCTGATATGCATACGATATGCATTAGAAGTTTCCTCCCTCAGGAATCTAATATTCAATTTTATAATTGTGTTTTGGTCATCTGCTAAAAGGAATGACAGTTTCACTGGATGCAGCACTGGTGGAAAAATTCGTAACAGGGCTGGTGGAGGTGGAAGGATCATAGGAATGGTGGGTGAACTCATTTAGCACTAGTGATGCTGTTACTAGTGGTGTTATGGATGCCTTCAGACCAACTGCCTCATCATTCATACCATGAGACAGCAGTTGTTATGAGAATAGTGAACAATCTATTCCAATGCCTCAAATAATGATCTGCATTGTTCATTACTTTAAAGGATGTAgcagattaaatatttgacatttaaattcaTGAGATTATAAATGTAAGAATCTGTTTAAAATTATGCTGAGAGTTTGTAgcagattaaatatttgacatttaaattcaTGAGATTATAAATGTAAGAATCTGTTTAAAATTATGCTGTTTGTAGCAAGAGGTTTCTGACAGTGTTCTCTTTATTGTAAGTCGAAAAAGATTAATTATTGAAACTCTCACCTATTGTCTTTAATGGCTCTTGGTGCCCCGTCCCATCCTTTGAATATTTATGCTGATTGGTATAGGACTGGTGAAACTCTGTGAAATTCTTCTATACCTGCAtacttcatttgcatgctttaaGGTAGTCTCCCAGGTGTGTTGTCTCTATCTTAAGCACTGCCccttaaaatgcatataaaactaTAATGTACAGATCCCAACCAGTCTTGGTGACTGCAGCGACCAAcagcacatttttaataaagaatcCTGCTAAAGATACACAGTTTCCTGGTCTTTGCTTCTGAGTTTCCAAAAGTAATGGCCATCTCatatacagttgcaatcaaacttCTTTTTAAACCCCCTTGATCTGCAAGATATTTTGCTGCAGAGAATgacattttatgaaaacaattcaacaaaGGCATCAGTGAACTATTTGAGAAAGTTTCTTAATACACATTTGAGTGATTCTGAGAATGTAACATTGATGAAGCATGATAAAAATCAAATTGGCTTCAAACATTCgtgttcaaaattattcaacccctaaaaatctaattttgtgcagaatctttttttctttaaaaccacCAATAAACAGCCTGTGtttagaagcttctgtcacctcccttacgaaaaataagtttattcaagtatgCTATTAgtgtacttcttttaaactaaaaataggaaagtatgcttttagttgaCTTATTATGTACTTCTCAAAAAATGgtctttatgtactcctcagaaatatactttatatgacatttaagtataacttgacttatacttacaaaaagtctaaatatatttgagctatacttgtgctcctagaatccatgttttcattattatatggtagagggcgctagtacacatcttctgtacagaattcccccccaaaaaaacgtctctaggttacgtatgtaaccctagttcctcgagggaacgagacgctgaaCTGAATACTGTAGCCTTTTTCTACTGTGTGCAGGACctattgagatacatttggcagtagtttccacgctg
This window contains:
- the LOC122147331 gene encoding gastrula zinc finger protein XlCGF8.2DB-like, which codes for MRVHTGEKPYTCQQCGKCFSQKVSLKAHMRVHTGENPYTCQQCGKCFNRKGNLTVHMRIHTRESPFSCQQCGKSFTQKGSLKVHMRIHTGENPFACQECGKGFIRKASLKSHMRVHTGEKPYTCPQCGTSFKHKGTLNAHMRIHTGEKPFVCGQCGKSFRFTVTLCHHMRIHSRENRFICHQCGRNFTDRNHLKSHVKIHLGDKPFMCHHCGKTCKNKTNLEVHIRVHTGEKPFTCPQCGKHFALKGNREVHMRLHTGEKPYECLKCKKNFTYHGELKCHLQTHSEKKPQHSECDKKFTKRSHFKNHLWVLSGGRPFNCDKCNKKFILPSQLQIHLKSHADVRPYSCSFCRKSFKWLSSLKWHQNTCMSVKSKLFSHRK